In Ostrea edulis chromosome 4, xbOstEdul1.1, whole genome shotgun sequence, a single window of DNA contains:
- the LOC125672341 gene encoding prostaglandin E2 receptor EP4 subtype-like — translation MTGDTASDDFTFSTLNTSIINITTDSNNPAEMNAAPVLLLFVVGVGGNIIALTVLLLTAKSHNWKPFYRFVFGLAITDGGGLLLSLPVSLSIYASEFQRELSPALCGYQMFMIMFTLMSSAMIVCGMSFDRFFATFYPFQYNRPYKQIRTNIVLTVIWGLSALISSLPLFGLGSSRKFYRGCFMNFIETTIELNRIDAIIYASIGVIIVMATWAFNIAVIGYFIYKRYTGESTWSGWKDMHVIIFLLTVVVLFTLCWLPFMVNILQHANFALPETAGKTELLLTRLSITNSVVDPWIYIILRREIYSSLMACVRRVYHRGRASHTTWDQSSGDKLENLT, via the exons ATGACTGGTGATACAGCGTCCGATGATTTTACTTTCTCTACATTAAACACTTCTATCATCAACATAACAACAGATTCAAATAATCCTGCTGAGATGAACGCTGCGCCGGTCCTGCTACTTTTCGTCGTCGGAGTTGGTGGGAACATCATTGCGTTGACAGTTTTGTTACTGACGGCCAAATCTCACAACTGGAAGCCATTTTACAGATTTGTCTTCGGACTGGCGATCACTGATGGCGGTGGTCTTCTTCTTTCACTTCCTGTGTCACTGTCTATATATGCATCAGAATTTCAGCGGGAATTGTCGCCGGCTTTGTGTGGTTACCAGATGTTTATGATAATGTTCACACTGATGTCGTCCGCCATGATAGTCTGTGGAATGTCATTTGACCGATTCTTCGCAACTTTCTATCCTTTTCAATATAATAGACCATACAAACAAATTCGAACCAACATTGTACTGACAGTAATATGGGGACTTTCGGCACTCATCAGTAGTTTACCACTGTTTGGACTTGGCTCAAGCCGAAAGTTTTATCGAGGGTGTTTTATGAACTTCATTGAAACAACAATAGAATTGAACAGAATTGACGCCATCATTTATGCCTCTATAGGTGTAATAATTGTCATGGCAACGTGGGCCTTCAATATTGCTGTTATTGGCTACTTCATCTACAAGAGATATACAGGGGAATCCACGTGGAGCGGATGGAAGGATATGCACGTCATCATTTTTCTTCTAACAGTGGTGGTCCTATTTACTTTATGTTGGTTACCCTTTATG GTAAACATTCTGCAGCATGCCAACTTTGCACTTCCGGAGACGGCGGGTAAGACGGAGCTCCTGTTAACCAGACTGAGCATCACTAACTCCGTggtggacccctggatatacatcaTCCTCAGAAGGGAGATCTACTCCTCCCTAATGGCGTGTGTCAGACGCGTGTATCACAGGGGAAGAGCAAGTCACACGACATGGGATCAGAGTTCTGGGGACAAATTAGAAAACCTGacataa
- the LOC125672342 gene encoding thioredoxin-like, which yields MKEIFTQDDFDDLLKSAGQKLVIIDFWATWCGPCKVIGPVFKKLASDPEYEPDVVFASVDVDEANELAEEIGIECMPTIMFFKDGEKVDEMAGANKAKLVEKIEELRKK from the exons atgaaggaaattttCACTCAG GATGACTTTGACGACCTGTTGAAGAGCGCCGGGCAAAAGCTAGTCATCATTGACTTCTGGGCCACGTGGTGTGGACCATGTAAAGTTATTGGACCTGTTTTCAAG AAATTAGCCAGCGATCCAGAATATGAGCCGGACGTGGTCTTTGCTTCTGTAGACGTGGATGAAGCCAAT GAGCTCGCTGAAGAAATAGGGATTGAGTGCATGCCTACCATTATGTTCTTCAAGGATGGAGAAAAG GTGGATGAAATGGCTGGAGCCAACAAAGCCAAACTCGTGGAAAAGATAGAGGAACTCCGAAAgaaatga
- the LOC125668957 gene encoding prostaglandin E2 receptor EP4 subtype-like → MTNTVARPEQMTNNVTAGMLTTTGTRPEQMTNNITAGMLTTTGARPEQMTNNVTAEMLTTTVVRPEQMSNNVTAGILTITGVQTEQMSNNVTAGILTTLAVSSDMNTTSDTDFSTSVVNFTTYNLVTTTHVYENITPVTLLFVFGVVGNAIALCVLCVSSKTHKWRPFYRLVCGLAISDGGGILASYPFAEYRYISNFEYTFPKALCDYLGFVFMFTLMSSAMIVCCMSFDRFFAIFFPFLYNTPTKNRRAMIMLGFVWTLSGVISSLHLYGLGASKNYYPGSWCFLDFIDMSSTSKVIYSYIYATSGALVVILTVLINFLVIVFFIKNKFSKSVAKSNRNDLPVVLFLLMIVTVFTSCWAPLMVNIFQHATFSVAGQGKTELTLLRMGVTNSVIDPWIYILFRREVFVMLVNFGNRLLGRNETSTNKNKGLKTISKTTTA, encoded by the exons ATGACCAACACTGTCGCAAGACCTGAACAGATGACGAACAATGTCACGGCCGGAATGCTGACCACCACAGGAACAAGACCTGAACAGATGACGAACAATATCACGGCCGGAATGCTGACCACCACAGGGGCAAGACCTGAACAGATGACGAACAACGTAACAGCCGAAATGCTGACCACCACAGTGGTACGACCTGAACAAATGTCGAATAATGTCACGGCCGGAATTCTGACCATTACAGGAGTACAAACTGAGCAAATGTCGAATAATGTCACAGCCGGAATTCTGACCACCTTGGCTGTTTCCAGTGATATGAACACTACTTCAGATACAGATTTTTCTACTTCAGTTGTGAACTTCACCACGTATAACCTGGTCACTACGACACATGTCTACGAAAACATCACCCCAGTCACTCTCTTGTTCGTCTTCGGCGTTGTTGGTAACGCAATTGCTTTATGCGTTTTGTGTGTTTCCTCGAAAACTCACAAATGGCGCCCATTCTACAGACTCGTGTGCGGACTGGCAATATCAGATGGTGGTGGGATATTGGCATCTTATCCATTTGCAGAGTATCGCTACATCTCTAATTTTGAGTACACATTCCCTAAAGCATTGTGTGATTACCTGGGctttgttttcatgtttactCTGATGTCATCGGCTATGATCGTCTGCTGTATGTCATTTGACCGCTTCTTCGCAATATTCTTTCCGTTCCTTTACAACACTCCAACAAAGAACCGTCGAGCTATGATTATGCTGGGGTTTGTCTGGACGCTGTCGGGAGTTATCAGTTCTCTCCACCTGTACGGATTAGGCGCCAGTAAAAACTACTATCCAGGTTCCTGGTGTTTCCTAGACTTTATAGACATGTCCTCCACATCTAAAGTGATCTACTCCTACATTTACGCCACAAGTGGAGCTTTGGTAGTCATTCTGACAGTGCTGATAAACTTTTTAGTCATCGTGTTCTTCATCAAGAATAAATTCAGCAAGTCTGTCGCCAAGAGCAACAGGAACGACCTGCCCGTGGTCCTCTTTCTCCTGATGATTGTCACGGTTTTCACGTCTTGTTGGGCTCCACTTATG GTGAACATATTTCAGCACGCTACATTCTCGGTTGCTGGACAAGGTAAGACTGAATTAACGCTTCTGCGCATGGGCGTGACCAACTCCGTAATTGACCCATGGATCTACATCCTGTTCCGGAGGGAAGTGTTTGTTATGCTGGTAAATTTTGGTAATCGTCTACTTGGAAGAAACGAGACGTCAACCAATAAGAACAAAGGATTGAAGACGATATCGAAAACGACAACCGCTTAG